In the Mus pahari chromosome 19, PAHARI_EIJ_v1.1, whole genome shotgun sequence genome, one interval contains:
- the Yjefn3 gene encoding yjeF N-terminal domain-containing protein 3 isoform X2 translates to MSSGVHNNTGHVQLPEERRFLSTSEAAALERELLEEYRFGRQQLVELCGHASAVAVTKAFPLPSLSRKQRTVLVVCGPEQNGAVGLACARHLRVFEYQPSIFCPVRSADALHRDLTTQCEKMDIPFLSFLPAEVRLIDDAYGLVVDAVLGPGVPLAEAGGHCARALATLKRLSIPLVSLDVPSGWDAEAGGDAKDAVQPDVLVSLAAPKSCAGRFSGRLHFVAGRFVPDDVRRKFGLHLPKYAGTDCVASL, encoded by the exons ATGAGCAGCGGTGTGCACAACAACACGGGACATGTCCAGTTACCGGAGGAGAGGCGCTTTCTCAG CACCTCGGAGGCGGCCGCCCTGGAGCGGGAGCTACTGGAGGAGTACCGCTTTGGGCGGCAGCAGCTGGTGGAACTATGTGGGCACGCTAGTGCGGTGGCTGTGACCAAG GCCTTCCCCTTGCCCTCGCTGTCGCGGAAGCAGAGGACCGTGCTGGTCGTGTGCGGCCCGGAGCAGAATGGCGCCGTGGGGCTGGCGTGTGCCCGGCACCTGCGGGTATTC gaataCCAGCCCAGCATCTTCTGCCCGGTGCGTTCGGCCGACGCGCTGCACCGTGACCTGACCACGCAGTGCGAGAAGATGGACATCCCATTCCTGTCCTTCCTGCCCGCCGAG GTGCGGCTCATCGACGACGCGTACGGGCTGGTGGTGGACGCAGTGCTTGGGCCGGGAGTGCCGCTGGCAGAAGCAGGCGGGCACTGCGCGCGCGCGCTGGCCACACTGAAGCGACTCTCCATTCCGCTTGTGAGCCTGGACGTCCCCTCAG GCTGGGATGCGGAGGCTGGCGGCGACGCAAAGGACGCGGTGCAGCCTGATGTGCTGGTGTCCCTTGCGGCGCCCAAGAGCTGCGCCGGCCGCTTCTCCGGACGTCTCCACTTTGTAGCCGGCAGGTTCGTGCCTGACGACGTGCGCCGAAAGTTTGGCCTGCACCTGCCAAAATATGCTGGCACCGACTGCGTGGCCTCACTGTGA
- the Yjefn3 gene encoding yjeF N-terminal domain-containing protein 3 isoform X1, with translation MSSGVHNNTGHVQLPEERRFLSTSEAAALERELLEEYRFGRQQLVELCGHASAVAVTKAFPLPSLSRKQRTVLVVCGPEQNGAVGLACARHLRVFEYQPSIFCPVRSADALHRDLTTQCEKMDIPFLSFLPAEVRLIDDAYGLVVDAVLGPGVPLAEAGGHCARALATLKRLSIPLAGMRRLAATQRTRCSLMCWCPLRRPRAAPAASPDVSTL, from the exons ATGAGCAGCGGTGTGCACAACAACACGGGACATGTCCAGTTACCGGAGGAGAGGCGCTTTCTCAG CACCTCGGAGGCGGCCGCCCTGGAGCGGGAGCTACTGGAGGAGTACCGCTTTGGGCGGCAGCAGCTGGTGGAACTATGTGGGCACGCTAGTGCGGTGGCTGTGACCAAG GCCTTCCCCTTGCCCTCGCTGTCGCGGAAGCAGAGGACCGTGCTGGTCGTGTGCGGCCCGGAGCAGAATGGCGCCGTGGGGCTGGCGTGTGCCCGGCACCTGCGGGTATTC gaataCCAGCCCAGCATCTTCTGCCCGGTGCGTTCGGCCGACGCGCTGCACCGTGACCTGACCACGCAGTGCGAGAAGATGGACATCCCATTCCTGTCCTTCCTGCCCGCCGAG GTGCGGCTCATCGACGACGCGTACGGGCTGGTGGTGGACGCAGTGCTTGGGCCGGGAGTGCCGCTGGCAGAAGCAGGCGGGCACTGCGCGCGCGCGCTGGCCACACTGAAGCGACTCTCCATTCCGCTT GCTGGGATGCGGAGGCTGGCGGCGACGCAAAGGACGCGGTGCAGCCTGATGTGCTGGTGTCCCTTGCGGCGCCCAAGAGCTGCGCCGGCCGCTTCTCCGGACGTCTCCACTTTGTAG
- the Ndufa13 gene encoding NADH dehydrogenase [ubiquinone] 1 alpha subcomplex subunit 13 produces MAASKVKQDMPPPGGYGPIDYKRNLPRRGLSGYSMFAVGIGTLIFGYWRIMRWNQERRRLLIEDLEARIALMPLFQAEKDRRTLQILRENLEEEAIIMKDVPNWKVGESMFHTTRWVPPLIGEMYGLRTKEEMSNANFGFTWYT; encoded by the exons ATGGCGGCGTCGAAGGTGAAGCAGGACATGCCCCCGCCAGGGGGCTACGGCCCCATCGACTACAAGCGGAACCTGCCCCGCCGGGGACTGTCGG GGTACAGCATGTTTGCTGTGGGCATTGGGACCTTGATCTTCGGCTACTGGAGAATAATGAGGTGGAACCAGGAGCGCAG GCGCCTGCTGATCGAGGACTTGGAGGCCAGGATCGCCCTCATGCCGCTCTTCCAGGCAGAGAAGGACCGGAG GACCCTGCAGATTCTTCgggaaaacctggaggaagaGGCCATCATCATGAAAGACGTGCCCAACTGGAAGGTGGGCGAGTCTATGTTCCACACCACACGATGGGTACCACCCCTCATTGGCGAGATGTACGGGTTGCGCACCAAGGAGGAGATGAGCAACGCCAACTTCGGCTTCACCTGGTACACTTAG
- the Tssk6 gene encoding testis-specific serine/threonine-protein kinase 6: MSGDKLLSELGYKLGRTIGEGSYSKVKVATSKKYKGTVAIKVVDRRRAPPDFVNKFLPRELSILRGVRHPHIVHVFEFIEVCNGKLYIVMEAAATDLLQAVQRNGRIPGSQARELFSQIAGAVRYLHDHHLVHRDLKCENVLLSPDERRVKLTDFGFGRQAHGYPDLSTTYCGSAAYASPEVLLGIPYDPKKYDVWSLGVVLYVMVTGCMPFDDSDIAGLPRRQKRGVLYPDGLELSERCKSLIAELLQFSPSARPSAGQVARNGWLRAGDSG, translated from the coding sequence ATGTCGGGCGACAAACTCCTGAGCGAACTTGGCTATAAGCTGGGCCGCACGATAGGTGAGGGCAGCTACTCCAAGGTGAAGGTGGCCACCTCCAAGAAGTATAAAGGGACGGTGGCCATCAAGGTGGTGGACCGCCGGCGAGCGCCTCCGGACTTCGTCAACAAGTTCCTGCCTCGAGAGCTGTCCATCCTGCGGGGAGTACGGCACCCGCACATCGTACACGTCTTCGAGTTCATCGAAGTGTGCAATGGGAAGCTGTACATCGTGATGGAGGCAGCAGCCACCGACCTGCTGCAGGCGGTGCAGCGCAACGGGCGCATCCCGGGGTCGCAGGCGCGCGAACTCTTCTCGCAGATCGCGGGCGCCGTGCGCTACCTGCACGACCACCACCTGGTGCACCGCGACCTCAAGTGCGAAAACGTGCTGCTAAGCCCCGACGAGCGCCGCGTCAAGCTCACGGATTTCGGTTTCGGCCGTCAGGCGCACGGCTACCCAGACCTGAGCACCACCTACTGCGGCTCGGCCGCGTATGCGTCACCTGAGGTGCTCCTGGGCATCCCCTACGACCCTAAGAAATACGACGTGTGGAGCCTGGGCGTTGTGCTCTACGTCATGGTCACCGGGTGCATGCCCTTCGACGACTCGGACATTGCTGGCCTACCCCGGCGCCAGAAGCGCGGCGTGCTCTACCCTGACGGCCTCGAACTGTCGGAACGATGCAAGTCCTTGATCGCCGAGCTGCTACAGTTCAGCCCGTCCGCCCGGCCCTCGGCGGGCCAGGTGGCGCGCAATGGCTGGCTGCGGGCCGGGGACTCCGGCTAG